The following proteins are co-located in the Phaeodactylum tricornutum CCAP 1055/1 PHATR_bd_25x34 genomic scaffold, whole genome shotgun sequence genome:
- a CDS encoding predicted protein — FLQAASENDKTLLECLLNDGVDVTHADASGETALHLAADKGSLDCLQALLEHGANVNATDQDGISVLQAAVIAGHVEICRLLLQHGARPD; from the coding sequence TTCCTGCAAGCAGCAAGTGAGAATGATAAAACATTACTTGAATGCCTTTTGAATGATGGTGTGGATGTGACGCACGCGGACGCATCTGGGGAAACGGCGTTACATTTGGCAGCTGATAAGGGATCTTTGGATTGTCTGCAAGCGTTGCTGGAACATGGAGCCAACGTCAACGCCACTGACCAAGACGGCATTTCGGTCCTGCAAGCTGCAGTGATTGCCGGGCACGTCGAAATTTGTCGCCTGTTGTTACAACATGGAGCTCGTCCGGAT